In a single window of the Flavivirga spongiicola genome:
- a CDS encoding chorismate transformation enzyme, FkbO/Hyg5 family, producing the protein MLDLKFEYAYSSVTGSFKTAFMDAFSKIEQEECLLKMSVFFASNSEENYFENLDFIREKGQAKFGSNMMGISYVSQKPLNSELIIELILAKKESEVLYTSYNDVSYAKVGVGDEKMLFISGIHGKKDQTIPQQSRAIFRVIRAVLEFENMPISSIVRQWNYIPDITRFEKDFQHYQQFNDARTLFYEGVNWKKGFPAATGIGTRYAPLLIDVIAMKGHLGEFPLMNSKQVNAHIYSNDVLLGAGDSVLKQRSTPKFERAKLIEEKQSVSVFVSGTAAIVGEESLALNNASEQTNITIDNIKNLISKEALSFCEPKLEFIRVYVKNPPDYGAVKRVCESRLSDVPAVYVEADICREELLVEIEAFAKVTV; encoded by the coding sequence ATGTTGGATTTGAAATTTGAATATGCTTACTCCTCCGTTACAGGCAGTTTTAAAACAGCATTTATGGATGCTTTCTCTAAAATTGAACAGGAAGAGTGTTTGTTGAAGATGAGTGTTTTTTTTGCTTCAAATTCAGAAGAAAATTATTTTGAGAATTTAGACTTCATCCGTGAAAAGGGACAGGCCAAGTTTGGTTCCAATATGATGGGGATTTCTTATGTATCTCAAAAACCTCTAAACTCAGAACTTATTATAGAACTTATTCTGGCCAAAAAAGAAAGCGAAGTTTTATATACTTCTTATAACGATGTTTCTTATGCAAAAGTTGGTGTTGGTGATGAAAAAATGCTATTTATTTCTGGGATACACGGCAAAAAAGATCAAACTATTCCACAACAATCTAGAGCCATTTTCCGAGTGATTAGAGCGGTGTTGGAATTTGAAAATATGCCTATTTCATCTATTGTTCGTCAATGGAATTATATTCCTGATATTACTCGGTTTGAAAAAGATTTTCAACATTACCAGCAATTTAACGATGCAAGAACGCTGTTTTATGAGGGCGTAAATTGGAAGAAAGGGTTTCCTGCGGCTACAGGTATTGGAACACGTTATGCTCCTTTATTAATTGATGTCATTGCTATGAAGGGACATTTGGGAGAGTTTCCATTAATGAACTCGAAACAAGTTAATGCACATATCTATTCAAATGACGTTTTGTTGGGAGCAGGAGATAGCGTCTTGAAGCAAAGATCTACCCCCAAATTTGAAAGAGCAAAGCTAATCGAAGAAAAGCAATCTGTTTCTGTTTTTGTATCTGGTACAGCTGCTATTGTTGGTGAAGAAAGTTTGGCATTGAATAATGCTTCTGAGCAAACCAATATTACCATTGATAATATTAAAAACCTGATTTCTAAAGAGGCATTAAGTTTCTGTGAACCCAAGTTGGAATTTATACGTGTTTATGTGAAGAATCCTCCTGATTATGGGGCTGTGAAACGAGTTTGTGAGAGTCGTTTATCTGATGTACCAGCTGTTTATGTAGAAGCAGATATTTGCAGAGAAGAACTACTGGTAGAGATCGAGGCATTTGCAAAAGTTACAGTATAA
- a CDS encoding transglutaminase domain-containing protein — translation MKKLFFLLITLYVFTACQSKYNDVPDTYHTLLDSALIKANSNAPQILKALTDAPKNQKEGMAFLISYMPKRDLTTLSASFLLENAAYAYKTREKYPWSKALPDSIFFNEVLPYTNVAETRDPWRKDFYERFSKYVEDKTNLKDAIFAIANPIKDEVKVEYNVKRSKVDSSPKEAMAENMATCTGLSIILTDAFRSVGIPSRLAGTPMWTNMKGNHTWSEVFIDNEWKFIEYYPEDLNKSWFLADAGKADPNNPLHWIYAVSYKPTNQYYYAGRAVKHLINKMDVNDMPAQMRKGYENSKKHDSISEGPYIYGVNVTQRYIDLYEKSLKGKKLEEDELIASFIIFKDKDIAKSDSRLDCRVDIFMEDEKIDFGYSPSATDDMNKFLKLKLKKNTNYTVMVSNTKNNIEHSFSISTDDNATQEFKLIL, via the coding sequence ATGAAAAAACTATTTTTCCTTCTTATTACTCTTTATGTATTTACAGCCTGTCAATCAAAATATAATGATGTTCCTGACACTTATCATACACTTTTAGATTCTGCTCTTATAAAGGCTAATTCTAATGCGCCACAAATTTTAAAAGCATTAACAGATGCTCCTAAAAATCAAAAAGAAGGTATGGCATTTCTTATAAGCTATATGCCAAAAAGAGATTTAACCACTCTATCTGCCTCATTTCTTTTAGAAAATGCAGCATATGCCTATAAAACAAGAGAAAAATACCCATGGAGCAAAGCCTTACCCGATTCCATTTTTTTTAATGAAGTCCTTCCATATACAAACGTTGCCGAAACTCGAGACCCTTGGCGAAAAGATTTTTACGAACGCTTTTCAAAGTATGTGGAAGATAAAACGAATTTAAAGGACGCCATTTTTGCTATTGCCAACCCTATTAAAGACGAAGTTAAAGTTGAATATAATGTTAAACGCTCTAAAGTGGATTCAAGCCCTAAAGAAGCTATGGCAGAAAATATGGCAACCTGTACAGGCTTATCTATTATATTAACGGATGCTTTTCGCTCAGTAGGAATTCCATCAAGGTTAGCAGGAACTCCCATGTGGACTAACATGAAAGGTAACCATACCTGGTCTGAGGTTTTTATAGATAACGAATGGAAATTTATAGAATATTATCCTGAAGACCTTAATAAATCATGGTTTTTAGCCGATGCTGGAAAAGCAGACCCAAACAATCCATTACATTGGATTTATGCCGTATCATATAAACCAACCAACCAATACTATTATGCTGGAAGAGCAGTAAAACATTTGATAAATAAAATGGATGTGAACGACATGCCCGCTCAAATGCGTAAAGGTTATGAAAACTCAAAAAAACATGATAGTATAAGCGAAGGTCCCTATATTTATGGTGTAAATGTAACACAACGCTATATTGATTTATATGAAAAGTCCTTGAAAGGCAAAAAACTTGAAGAAGATGAATTAATAGCAAGTTTTATAATATTTAAAGATAAAGACATTGCAAAAAGTGATTCGAGATTAGACTGTCGTGTTGATATTTTTATGGAAGACGAAAAAATAGATTTTGGGTACTCACCAAGTGCTACAGATGATATGAACAAGTTTTTAAAATTAAAACTAAAAAAGAACACCAATTATACCGTCATGGTTAGTAATACAAAAAACAATATAGAACACTCTTTTTCAATATCAACAGATGATAACGCAACTCAAGAATTTAAACTAATATTATAG
- a CDS encoding DNA topoisomerase IV subunit B, with amino-acid sequence MAEQSNYTEDNIRSLDWKEHIRMRPGMYIGKLGDGSSPDDGIYILLKEVLDNSIDEYVMGAGKTIEIAIQGTKVTVRDYGRGIPLGKVVDVVSKMNTGGKYDSKAFKKSVGLNGVGTKAVNALSSFFRVESTRDSKSASAEFEQGNLINKELLEDTSRRKGTKVSFVPDDLIFKNYKYRNEYIVKMLKNYVYLNPGLTIVFNGEKYYSENGLKDLLSENINESDRLYPIIHLRGDDIEIALTHSKTQYSEEYHSFVNGQNTTQGGTHLNAFRESLVKTIREFYGKNYDASDVRKSVVSAIAIKVMEPVFESQTKTKLGSTDMGGDLPTVRTYINDFVKRQLDNFLHKNQDTAEAIQRKILQAERERKELSGIRKLAKDRAKKASLHNKKLRDCRVHFGDTKNERNLETTLFITEGDSASGSITKSRDVNTQAVFSLKGKPLNCYGLSKKIVYENEEFNLLQAALNIEESLEDLRYNNVVIATDADVDGMHIRLLLITFFLQFFPEVIKEGHLYILQTPLFRVRNKKETIYCYSEEERRDAIEKLKPKPEITRFKGLGEISPDEFKHFIGDDIRLDPIMLDDNMSIEELLSFYMGKNTPTRQEFIIDNLKVELDLIEETT; translated from the coding sequence ATGGCCGAACAATCCAATTATACCGAAGATAATATACGCTCACTCGACTGGAAAGAACATATTCGCATGCGTCCTGGGATGTATATTGGTAAACTAGGTGATGGATCGTCTCCAGATGATGGTATTTATATTTTACTAAAAGAAGTTTTAGACAATTCTATTGATGAGTATGTCATGGGTGCTGGAAAAACCATTGAAATAGCTATTCAAGGTACTAAGGTTACAGTTCGTGATTATGGTCGTGGTATTCCTTTAGGTAAGGTGGTTGATGTGGTCTCTAAAATGAACACTGGTGGTAAGTATGATTCTAAGGCTTTCAAAAAATCTGTGGGATTAAATGGTGTTGGTACCAAAGCAGTAAATGCACTTTCATCATTTTTTAGAGTAGAATCTACCCGTGATAGTAAGTCTGCTTCCGCAGAATTTGAGCAGGGTAATCTAATTAATAAAGAATTATTAGAAGATACCTCGCGAAGAAAAGGAACCAAGGTATCTTTTGTTCCAGATGATCTCATTTTCAAAAATTACAAATATAGAAATGAGTACATCGTTAAGATGCTTAAAAACTATGTGTATCTAAATCCAGGTTTAACCATCGTTTTTAATGGTGAAAAATATTACAGCGAAAACGGATTAAAAGATTTATTAAGTGAAAATATTAATGAATCAGATAGATTATATCCTATAATTCATTTACGTGGTGATGATATTGAAATAGCATTAACCCATAGTAAAACGCAGTATAGTGAGGAGTATCATTCGTTTGTAAATGGACAGAATACGACTCAAGGAGGAACGCATTTAAACGCATTTAGAGAATCATTAGTAAAAACCATACGTGAATTTTATGGTAAAAATTATGATGCGTCCGATGTTAGAAAATCAGTAGTTAGTGCTATAGCTATTAAGGTTATGGAGCCTGTTTTTGAAAGTCAGACTAAAACAAAACTAGGTTCTACAGATATGGGAGGTGATTTGCCTACAGTGAGGACGTATATAAACGATTTTGTAAAGAGGCAATTAGATAATTTTCTACATAAAAATCAGGATACAGCAGAAGCCATTCAGCGTAAAATATTACAAGCAGAAAGGGAACGTAAAGAACTTTCAGGTATCCGAAAACTAGCAAAGGACCGAGCTAAAAAAGCGAGTCTTCATAATAAGAAATTGCGAGATTGTAGAGTTCATTTTGGCGACACTAAAAACGAACGTAATTTAGAAACAACACTTTTTATTACCGAGGGAGATTCAGCTTCTGGAAGTATAACAAAATCTCGGGATGTTAATACTCAGGCCGTTTTTAGTTTAAAAGGAAAACCTTTAAACTGTTATGGATTGAGCAAGAAAATTGTTTACGAAAATGAAGAATTTAATCTGCTGCAAGCAGCTTTAAACATAGAAGAATCCTTAGAAGATTTACGTTATAATAATGTTGTTATTGCAACTGATGCTGATGTCGATGGGATGCACATACGATTACTATTAATAACATTTTTTCTTCAATTTTTCCCCGAAGTAATCAAAGAAGGGCATTTGTATATATTGCAAACACCTTTGTTTCGTGTGAGAAATAAAAAAGAAACTATTTATTGTTATTCAGAAGAAGAACGACGGGATGCTATTGAGAAATTAAAACCAAAACCAGAAATAACCCGATTTAAAGGACTGGGGGAAATTTCGCCAGATGAATTTAAACATTTTATTGGTGATGATATTCGATTAGATCCCATTATGCTGGATGATAATATGTCTATTGAAGAATTGTTATCTTTCTATATGGGTAAAAACACGCCAACACGACAAGAGTTTATTATTGATAATCTAAAAGTTGAATTAGATTTAATTGAAGAAACGACATAG
- a CDS encoding IclR family transcriptional regulator, translating to MKQGKDLIEDVEKSYSVPNLDRALSIVELLQDSPQGFSLTELQERLGFPKSSIFRITQTLVNRGYLIKSGQPSLFSLSKRFLHIGLSTLSEPNLLEKCLPVMRLLRDELKETILVGALVEKKGVLLEQVLGSHPFTFMLNAGQGFHLHPSAPGKSIIAFLPQSEREAIIESMSFEKFNDRTITNIHDFKEALNKVRSCGYSIDYAEELEGVHCVGAPIFNQYGCPISAIWVTGPSARLPLEKFEEVGDMIRDMCLGISRQLGYNQ from the coding sequence ATGAAACAAGGAAAAGATTTAATTGAAGACGTAGAGAAATCGTATTCCGTTCCGAACCTAGATAGAGCATTATCTATCGTCGAACTTTTACAAGATTCTCCACAAGGTTTTAGTTTAACCGAATTACAGGAACGTTTAGGCTTTCCTAAAAGTTCAATATTTCGAATTACTCAAACGTTGGTCAATCGTGGGTATCTTATAAAGTCAGGTCAGCCTTCACTTTTTTCCTTGTCTAAACGGTTTTTACATATTGGGTTATCAACACTTTCAGAGCCAAATCTACTAGAAAAATGTCTGCCAGTCATGCGTTTATTGCGTGATGAATTAAAAGAAACCATTTTGGTTGGGGCTCTGGTAGAAAAAAAAGGTGTTTTGTTAGAACAGGTTTTAGGTTCGCATCCATTTACATTTATGTTGAATGCTGGTCAGGGGTTTCATTTGCATCCATCTGCACCAGGTAAATCTATTATTGCTTTTTTACCCCAATCTGAAAGAGAAGCCATCATAGAGAGTATGTCTTTTGAAAAGTTTAATGACCGTACCATTACTAATATTCATGATTTTAAAGAAGCATTAAATAAAGTTCGTTCCTGTGGTTACAGTATAGATTATGCAGAGGAGTTAGAAGGAGTTCATTGTGTTGGGGCTCCTATATTTAATCAGTATGGTTGCCCTATTTCAGCAATATGGGTCACTGGACCTTCTGCTCGTTTGCCTTTAGAAAAATTTGAAGAAGTAGGAGATATGATTCGGGACATGTGTCTCGGTATTTCACGTCAGTTAGGCTATAACCAATAA
- a CDS encoding DMT family transporter produces the protein MQTTKEFIYGVLLGILGIVLFSSKAVMVKLAYQYKVDTISILLIRMLFSFPFYIIIAYLYRKQNREIAIKNKDYAWVIFFGFVGYYLASYFDFVGLTYIKASLERIILFLYPTIVLLLNRFFLKQPINKIQGGAIALTYLGIVIAFWDEVAISGNDTYIGGFFILLSAITYASYLVGSGWLIPKFGVMKFTAYAMIVSCICVFIHYSIISKVDLFSFSWEVYFLGFLIAVFATVIPSFLVSASIKMISSSNFAIVAGIGPISTIILAAIFLNERLTFLQLFGALAVIIGILLVSLKKPKTKE, from the coding sequence ATGCAAACAACAAAAGAATTTATTTACGGTGTCCTATTGGGAATTCTAGGAATTGTACTATTTTCATCGAAAGCAGTTATGGTAAAATTAGCTTATCAATATAAAGTAGATACTATTAGCATTTTACTAATTAGAATGCTGTTTTCTTTTCCTTTTTACATCATCATTGCTTATTTATATCGAAAACAAAATAGAGAGATTGCAATAAAAAACAAAGATTATGCCTGGGTTATTTTCTTTGGATTTGTTGGGTATTATTTGGCTAGTTATTTCGACTTTGTAGGGCTTACTTACATAAAAGCGAGTTTAGAGCGGATCATTTTGTTTTTGTATCCTACTATCGTACTTCTCTTAAATAGATTCTTTTTAAAACAACCCATAAACAAAATTCAAGGAGGCGCTATTGCTTTAACCTATTTAGGAATTGTTATTGCTTTTTGGGATGAGGTCGCTATTTCTGGAAATGACACTTATATTGGAGGTTTTTTTATTTTGCTTAGTGCTATAACATATGCCTCATATTTGGTTGGCAGTGGCTGGCTAATTCCTAAATTCGGTGTTATGAAATTTACGGCTTATGCTATGATTGTTTCATGTATTTGTGTGTTTATTCATTATAGTATTATAAGTAAAGTTGATTTGTTTAGTTTTTCATGGGAAGTTTATTTTCTTGGTTTTTTAATCGCTGTTTTTGCGACTGTGATTCCGTCATTTTTAGTATCAGCTTCTATAAAAATGATCAGTTCGTCGAATTTTGCAATTGTTGCGGGGATTGGACCAATTTCTACAATTATTTTAGCCGCTATTTTCTTAAATGAAAGGCTTACATTTTTACAACTTTTTGGTGCTCTGGCTGTTATAATAGGTATTTTATTAGTGTCTTTAAAGAAGCCGAAAACCAAAGAATAA
- a CDS encoding DNA gyrase/topoisomerase IV subunit A: MTEDPNDDLINDQEEPQETITRITGMYKDWFLDYASYVILERAVPAIEDGFKPVQRRIMHSMKDLDDGRYNKVANIVGHTMQYHPHGDMSIADAMVQIGQKDLLIDTQGNWGNILTGDRAAASRYIEARISKFGLDVVYNPKITEWQASYDGRRKEPVNLPVMFPLLLAQGGEGIAVGLSTKILPHNFIELIDASIKHLQGKRFTILPDFPTAGIADFSNYNDGLRGGKARVRAKISQLDKNTLVISEIPYGTTTSSLIDSILKANDKGKIRVKKIEDNTAAEVEILVHLPSGLSPDKTIDALYAFTSCESSISPLGCVIEDNKPLFIGVSEMLRRSTDNTVQLLKSELEIKLEEFEEQWHFASLERIFIENRIYRDIEEEETWEGVISAIDKGLQPHIKHLKRAVTEDDIVRLTEIRIKRISKFDIDKAQQKIDALEDQIAEIKHHLEHLIDYSIAYFTRLKKDYGKGRERKTEIRAFDDVDATKVVIRNTKLYVNRAEGFIGTSLRRDEYVGDCSDIDDIIVFTKEGKMMITKVGTKTFIGKDIIHVAVFKKKDKRTIYNLIYRDGKSGPSYIKRFAVTGITRDKDYDLTNGNKGSTVLYFSANPNGEAEVVTILLRQAGSIKKLKWDIDFADILIKGRVSKGNLVTKYSIKRVELKEKGVSTLKPRKIWFDDAVQRLNVDGRGELIGEFRGEDKLLIINQSGMIKTVTPEVTMHFDNDMIVMEKWIPKKPISAIYYNGEKEIYYVKRFLIENEGREESFISEHPNSQLEIVSTDWKPMAEIVFAKERGKDRKANLEIDLEAFISIKGINALGNQLTRDKVNQVNLLDPLPYEAPKEVHADDIEVIDETEVTAEISEKAGDGNSNSDNKKSPKDDDSDDEGQKTLF, from the coding sequence ATGACTGAAGACCCAAATGACGATTTAATTAACGATCAAGAGGAGCCGCAAGAAACTATTACCCGAATAACGGGGATGTATAAAGATTGGTTTCTAGATTATGCTTCTTATGTTATTTTAGAGAGAGCTGTACCTGCTATTGAAGATGGTTTTAAGCCAGTTCAACGTCGAATCATGCATTCTATGAAAGATTTAGATGATGGACGTTATAATAAAGTAGCGAATATTGTTGGTCACACAATGCAGTATCATCCGCATGGGGATATGAGTATTGCAGATGCGATGGTACAAATTGGTCAGAAAGATTTATTAATAGATACACAGGGAAACTGGGGAAATATATTAACAGGAGACCGTGCTGCCGCATCACGTTATATAGAAGCTCGTATTTCTAAATTTGGGCTAGATGTTGTATATAACCCTAAAATAACCGAATGGCAAGCTAGTTATGACGGTAGACGTAAAGAGCCTGTTAACTTACCAGTTATGTTTCCTTTACTTTTGGCACAAGGTGGCGAAGGTATTGCGGTAGGATTGTCAACAAAAATATTACCACATAATTTTATTGAACTTATTGATGCTTCTATTAAGCATTTACAAGGGAAACGATTTACAATATTACCAGATTTTCCAACGGCAGGAATTGCTGATTTTTCTAATTATAATGATGGGTTACGAGGTGGTAAAGCAAGAGTACGTGCTAAAATTTCGCAGCTTGATAAAAATACGCTTGTCATCTCAGAAATTCCATATGGAACGACTACATCATCACTTATAGATTCTATTTTAAAAGCAAATGATAAAGGGAAGATAAGGGTTAAGAAGATAGAAGATAATACAGCGGCAGAAGTTGAGATTTTAGTGCACTTGCCTTCGGGATTATCACCAGATAAAACTATTGATGCACTGTATGCATTTACTAGTTGCGAATCGTCTATTTCACCCTTAGGTTGTGTTATTGAAGACAATAAACCTTTATTTATAGGTGTTTCTGAAATGCTACGCCGCTCCACAGATAATACCGTGCAACTTCTTAAAAGTGAACTTGAAATTAAATTAGAAGAGTTTGAAGAGCAATGGCATTTTGCAAGTTTAGAACGAATTTTTATTGAAAATAGAATTTATCGCGATATAGAAGAGGAAGAAACGTGGGAAGGTGTTATAAGCGCTATTGATAAAGGTTTGCAACCACATATAAAACATTTAAAGCGAGCTGTTACGGAAGATGACATTGTTAGGTTAACAGAAATTCGAATTAAACGTATATCAAAATTTGATATTGATAAGGCGCAGCAAAAAATTGATGCTTTAGAGGATCAGATTGCTGAAATAAAACATCATTTAGAGCATCTTATTGATTACTCTATAGCTTATTTTACAAGATTGAAGAAGGATTATGGGAAAGGCAGAGAACGTAAAACTGAGATTCGTGCTTTTGATGATGTAGATGCGACTAAAGTGGTTATAAGAAACACGAAGCTTTATGTAAATAGAGCAGAAGGTTTTATAGGAACATCACTTCGTCGTGACGAATATGTAGGTGATTGTAGTGATATAGATGATATTATAGTATTTACCAAAGAAGGGAAGATGATGATTACTAAAGTAGGTACAAAAACCTTTATTGGTAAAGATATCATACACGTTGCTGTCTTTAAAAAGAAAGATAAACGTACTATTTATAATTTGATTTATCGTGATGGCAAGAGTGGACCTTCATATATTAAGAGGTTTGCCGTTACAGGTATAACAAGAGATAAAGATTACGATTTAACGAATGGGAATAAAGGTTCTACGGTGCTTTATTTTTCTGCAAATCCAAATGGAGAGGCAGAAGTTGTTACCATATTGTTACGACAAGCTGGTAGCATAAAGAAATTAAAATGGGATATTGATTTTGCAGATATACTTATTAAAGGTAGGGTTTCCAAGGGAAATTTGGTTACTAAATATTCTATAAAACGTGTTGAACTAAAAGAAAAAGGTGTTTCTACATTAAAGCCACGTAAGATTTGGTTTGATGATGCTGTACAGCGTTTAAATGTTGATGGCAGAGGTGAATTAATTGGAGAATTTAGAGGTGAAGACAAACTCCTTATTATCAATCAATCTGGAATGATTAAAACAGTTACGCCAGAAGTTACCATGCATTTTGATAATGATATGATTGTTATGGAAAAATGGATTCCTAAAAAGCCAATATCTGCTATTTATTATAATGGTGAAAAAGAAATCTATTATGTAAAACGTTTTTTAATAGAAAATGAAGGAAGGGAAGAATCCTTTATTTCAGAACATCCTAATTCGCAATTAGAAATTGTATCTACAGATTGGAAACCCATGGCAGAAATAGTATTTGCTAAAGAACGAGGTAAAGACAGAAAAGCCAATTTAGAAATAGATCTTGAAGCATTTATTTCGATTAAAGGTATAAACGCTTTAGGAAATCAGTTAACAAGGGATAAAGTGAATCAAGTTAATTTGTTGGATCCATTACCTTATGAAGCTCCAAAGGAAGTACACGCAGACGATATAGAAGTCATTGATGAAACAGAAGTTACAGCAGAAATTTCTGAAAAGGCTGGTGATGGAAATTCAAACTCGGATAATAAAAAATCACCCAAGGATGATGATTCTGATGATGAAGGACAAAAAACGTTGTTCTAA
- a CDS encoding carboxypeptidase-like regulatory domain-containing protein, which yields MKSPTSLTLRVLTLFLIFSFSSLTAQDKQFVKEIKGEVIDQKTKDALVFSDIVIASSNISTVTNTDGKFLLKIPQNLLNGTLIISHLGYEKKEIKISTLENKLKIALTPAVTELTAVEIDTYKDAKSLLEATLKNRSLLYNNSNTLMTAFYRETIKKRRKNASLSEAVVQIHKRPYDSHKKDAIELIKSRKKTDYTRLDTLAVKLQGGPFSNLYTDIIKYPEYIFTSEDISLYDFSFDASTRINENLVYVVNFKQKPNVTTPLYYGKLYIDAKTLALTNAVYSLNVENKKLTSQMYVRKKPGSAIVYPTQATYRVNYRTKNGKWHYAYSNISLTFKVNWKRKLFNNVYTLNSEMAVTDWRIKDAVIEKPRNKMMRPTTILADATSGFSDPKFWGLYNIIEPEKSIESAIKKIQRQLKKAKANQAKAEKA from the coding sequence ATGAAAAGTCCTACATCCTTAACATTAAGAGTTTTAACTCTATTTTTAATTTTTAGCTTTTCCTCTTTAACAGCACAAGATAAGCAATTCGTAAAAGAGATTAAAGGAGAAGTTATTGACCAAAAGACTAAAGACGCGTTAGTTTTTTCGGACATAGTCATTGCTAGTTCAAATATTAGTACTGTAACTAACACCGACGGCAAATTTCTATTAAAAATACCTCAAAACTTATTAAATGGTACTTTAATTATTTCTCATTTAGGTTATGAGAAAAAAGAAATTAAAATTTCAACTTTAGAAAACAAATTAAAAATAGCACTAACTCCTGCAGTTACTGAGTTAACTGCTGTTGAAATTGACACATACAAAGATGCTAAATCTCTTTTAGAAGCCACACTTAAGAATAGAAGCTTGTTATACAACAATAGCAATACCTTAATGACAGCTTTTTATAGAGAAACTATCAAAAAGAGAAGGAAAAATGCATCACTGTCTGAAGCGGTTGTGCAAATACATAAACGCCCTTACGATAGTCATAAAAAAGATGCGATAGAGCTTATTAAATCAAGAAAAAAAACAGATTATACAAGACTTGATACCCTTGCCGTAAAATTACAAGGAGGCCCTTTTAGTAATTTGTACACTGATATTATAAAATATCCGGAGTATATTTTCACAAGTGAAGATATCTCTCTTTATGATTTTAGCTTCGATGCATCTACTCGAATAAATGAAAATTTAGTTTATGTTGTTAATTTTAAACAAAAGCCTAACGTTACCACGCCCCTATACTATGGTAAGCTTTATATTGATGCAAAAACGTTAGCACTTACCAATGCTGTTTATAGTTTAAATGTTGAGAACAAAAAACTAACCAGTCAAATGTATGTCCGCAAAAAACCTGGCTCGGCTATTGTTTATCCAACCCAAGCCACATATAGGGTTAATTACAGAACTAAAAATGGTAAATGGCATTATGCATATAGTAATATTTCATTAACCTTTAAAGTTAATTGGAAAAGAAAATTATTTAACAATGTTTACACGCTAAATAGCGAAATGGCTGTTACCGATTGGCGGATTAAAGACGCGGTTATCGAAAAACCCAGAAATAAAATGATGCGTCCAACTACCATTTTAGCTGATGCGACCTCAGGTTTTTCTGATCCCAAATTCTGGGGCTTGTACAACATTATAGAACCTGAAAAATCAATAGAATCTGCTATAAAGAAAATACAAAGACAATTAAAAAAAGCTAAAGCGAATCAGGCTAAAGCGGAAAAGGCATAA